The genomic region GTGGATTACGTTCTTGTCCGTCATTCTATTTTTAATGGCGATATGTTGTAGACCAATTATTAAAATAATGAATCACCCTTTTTTGGGGTGATTCTTTTTTAGTTAGGTACCTAAAAACTTTCCCCCTATCTATTGAATCAGCCCCTAAACAAATGTATAATGACCTTTGTCGCTTTCACAGCGTCGACATTGAGCAGAAAAGGGTGTGAAACAAATGGATATTAAACATACACTTGGTGATAACAGTGTTATCTTTCGTGATGCAACTTACATTAGAAGAACGGTGTTTGTTCGAGAACAAAATATGCCGGAAACACAAGAAATAGATGCACATGAAGATCATACTATTCACTACGTCGGTTACATTGAGCAAGACCCAGCCGTAACCGCACGTGTCCATGTACTAAAAGATGGCGGTTTTAGAATTCAACGCGTCGCCACAATTAAGTCATTTAGAGGTCAGGGCCTTGGTTTTAAATTAATTGAGGCAATTATCGAAGATGCCAAGCGCACAAAAACGCCCTACATCATCTTATTTGCACAAGATCATGCCATTGGTTTCTATGAAAAACTAGGCTTTGAAGTGATTAGTGAAGGTGAAATGGAAGCTAACATCCCGCATCACTATATGAAACTAACAATCAATCATTAAAAAGAAAGTGTGTTTGGAACGAGTTGGCGAGTGACGCTAAGCGTAGAAGCCAGTTTCAAAAAGCATGTTTAAAAAAGGCGTGGACAAAAATTAATTTGTCCACGCCTTTTTAATTACCATTAGCATACTTCTTTATTCGTATAAGCCTGATACCTTTTTAAACCATTCAAATAAGTGTGTCACCAGGATTTTAATAATCGCATAAACCGGAATACCGACAATGACGCCAACTAATCCGAATAGCTTACCGGAGGCCAATAAGACGATAATCGTCGTGACTGGATACATCGACATCTTGCTGCCAAGGACTAACGGCGAGACTACCCGCC from Latilactobacillus sakei subsp. sakei DSM 20017 = JCM 1157 harbors:
- a CDS encoding GNAT family N-acetyltransferase; the encoded protein is MDIKHTLGDNSVIFRDATYIRRTVFVREQNMPETQEIDAHEDHTIHYVGYIEQDPAVTARVHVLKDGGFRIQRVATIKSFRGQGLGFKLIEAIIEDAKRTKTPYIILFAQDHAIGFYEKLGFEVISEGEMEANIPHHYMKLTINH